One Neosynechococcus sphagnicola sy1 DNA window includes the following coding sequences:
- a CDS encoding serine hydrolase has protein sequence MVVSAQGLSVLHGVRLLILGVGLGAIAGTGLAIWNPTNYRMGIGPRVNQRLELAAAPTPPLTPAIPSQALQSTQEMLPLKQQVLTLAARNPGLTLGVFLEDLDSGAYLDINGTKPFATASMIKVPVLVAVFSGC, from the coding sequence GTGGTCGTAAGCGCCCAGGGTCTCTCCGTTTTACATGGTGTTCGGTTGTTGATTCTGGGGGTCGGTCTGGGGGCGATCGCAGGAACTGGTTTGGCGATCTGGAACCCGACGAACTACCGCATGGGGATCGGGCCACGGGTCAACCAACGACTAGAATTAGCAGCTGCCCCCACCCCACCCCTTACCCCTGCCATCCCCAGTCAGGCTCTGCAATCCACTCAAGAAATGCTGCCCTTGAAGCAACAAGTGCTGACCTTGGCAGCTCGGAATCCGGGGTTGACCCTGGGGGTATTTCTCGAAGACCTCGATAGCGGTGCTTACCTGGATATCAATGGCACGAAGCCCTTTGCCACGGCCAGCATGATCAAAGTTCCAGTGCTGGTGGCAGTTTTTTCAGGATGT